A portion of the Hymenobacter yonginensis genome contains these proteins:
- a CDS encoding DUF6984 family protein: MSRPLTAKEHFLVTLLLTGTAYADQLLPCLSEQRVTEMGDGSMGSVQFYPPSVNAERRFGDAVAEVWLKDEDGMSVLVTLLVDQHGQLHELDVWKVDFSPTVNLQIPSCN; this comes from the coding sequence ATGTCACGTCCCCTTACTGCAAAAGAGCATTTTTTAGTCACGTTGCTCCTCACGGGCACGGCTTATGCTGATCAATTATTGCCCTGTTTATCCGAGCAGCGGGTGACGGAGATGGGCGACGGGAGCATGGGAAGCGTGCAGTTCTACCCGCCCAGCGTAAACGCAGAACGCCGTTTTGGCGACGCCGTGGCCGAGGTGTGGCTGAAAGATGAAGACGGCATGTCCGTGTTGGTCACTTTACTCGTGGACCAACACGGCCAGCTCCACGAATTGGATGTCTGGAAAGTCGACTTTTCTCCTACCGTCAACTTGCAGATACCCTCCTGCAACTAA
- a CDS encoding ligand-binding sensor domain-containing protein has product MAMVWARGNLYIGGRFTAVGGVAARNVARWDGRRWHSLGSGSDNGISEPYRYDYYNGRKHEHESIVRALAVAPNGDVYVGGEFSRAGQVAATCLARWDGRRWNPVGNFLHLEEAISFQLDEQAERRWDTYQRRIYTRTFQKPYVSESPRHRVVFALTLASDGTLYAGGTFQYAATAYPADTTASSVARWDGRTWTVPGHGVPGTVHALAAAADGRVYAGGDLWSGQRANPDVRGRVACWDGRAWVTIGTAHNYLGTEMGSGIPGVVHALAVLPDGTLCAAGRGESYESVPGDTASTVARWDGRAWHYFGPGGLYPYSAIYVLASTADGRLYAAGQLEDSMGAHPRLLRWDGHRWQRLGLAAPAPAINTVQALAVTPAGKVFAGGHFQDSSAHPVIHYLARWARRRWNYQW; this is encoded by the coding sequence TTGGCGATGGTCTGGGCCCGGGGCAACCTCTACATCGGTGGCCGCTTTACGGCTGTCGGGGGGGTAGCCGCCCGCAACGTAGCCCGCTGGGACGGCCGTCGCTGGCATAGTCTGGGAAGCGGCAGTGACAATGGTATTAGTGAACCCTACCGCTATGATTACTACAACGGCCGCAAGCACGAGCACGAGTCCATCGTACGAGCGCTCGCCGTCGCGCCCAACGGCGACGTGTACGTGGGCGGTGAATTTAGCCGGGCCGGCCAGGTAGCCGCCACCTGCCTCGCCCGCTGGGACGGCCGCCGCTGGAACCCCGTCGGCAACTTTCTACATTTAGAGGAGGCCATTTCTTTCCAGCTCGATGAGCAGGCAGAGCGGCGCTGGGACACGTATCAGCGCCGCATCTATACGCGTACTTTCCAAAAGCCCTACGTAAGCGAGTCGCCCCGACACCGCGTCGTATTCGCCCTGACGCTCGCGTCCGACGGCACGCTGTATGCTGGGGGAACTTTTCAGTATGCTGCTACTGCCTACCCTGCCGATACCACGGCCAGTAGTGTGGCCCGCTGGGACGGCCGTACCTGGACCGTACCTGGCCACGGTGTGCCGGGCACGGTTCACGCGCTAGCTGCCGCGGCGGATGGCCGGGTGTACGCGGGCGGCGACCTCTGGAGCGGGCAGCGCGCCAATCCGGATGTGCGCGGGCGCGTGGCCTGCTGGGACGGCCGTGCCTGGGTGACGATTGGCACGGCCCATAACTACCTCGGCACTGAAATGGGGTCCGGCATACCCGGTGTCGTACACGCGCTGGCTGTGTTGCCTGATGGCACGCTCTGTGCCGCCGGCAGGGGCGAGAGCTACGAATCGGTCCCCGGTGATACCGCCAGCACGGTGGCGCGCTGGGATGGCCGCGCTTGGCACTATTTCGGGCCGGGCGGGCTCTACCCCTACTCTGCTATCTACGTCTTAGCTTCAACTGCTGATGGCCGCTTGTATGCGGCCGGTCAGTTGGAGGACTCCATGGGCGCCCACCCTCGCCTGCTACGCTGGGACGGCCACAGGTGGCAGCGATTAGGGCTTGCTGCGCCGGCTCCCGCCATTAACACGGTGCAGGCACTGGCCGTGACACCAGCTGGGAAAGTGTTTGCCGGGGGCCACTTTCAGGATAGCAGCGCACACCCGGTAATACATTACTTAGCCCGCTGGGCCCGTCGGCGCTGGAACTACCAGTGGTAG
- a CDS encoding SMI1/KNR4 family protein, with product MEYPAVPGEFMRWFKYHSERHFAELQLDVEAYGLQHQPGTHWRPGLTEPALEAFQAALGFDFPEELRAFYRVMNGTTVPGVNVYGECGTPYDFAPIYFSYPEHLPYIQQRIAELLAIKGLTLDRMKEKAIPFIFPINDFYFLIIDRKTNPVYFLTPVSPTRRNPQPDVYGSLWTDTLQGWLIKDAFARTTHVNDAEEFPDRERNPNYWTSEEEAR from the coding sequence ATGGAGTACCCCGCCGTTCCCGGTGAATTCATGCGTTGGTTCAAATACCACAGCGAGCGACATTTTGCCGAACTACAGCTGGACGTCGAGGCCTACGGGCTACAGCACCAACCAGGAACGCACTGGCGGCCGGGGTTGACCGAGCCCGCACTCGAGGCGTTTCAAGCGGCCTTGGGATTCGATTTTCCGGAAGAATTGCGAGCCTTTTACCGGGTCATGAATGGTACGACTGTGCCGGGGGTCAACGTGTACGGGGAATGCGGCACCCCCTATGACTTTGCGCCCATCTATTTTTCTTACCCCGAACACCTGCCCTACATCCAGCAGCGCATTGCGGAACTCTTGGCCATCAAGGGCCTCACCCTTGACCGGATGAAAGAAAAGGCCATCCCCTTTATCTTCCCAATCAACGACTTTTATTTTCTAATTATCGACCGGAAGACAAATCCGGTGTATTTCCTGACGCCGGTTTCCCCGACGCGACGCAATCCGCAACCCGATGTTTACGGCTCGCTCTGGACGGATACGCTTCAGGGCTGGCTAATAAAAGACGCCTTCGCCCGAACCACCCATGTGAATGACGCGGAGGAGTTTCCAGACCGAGAACGAAACCCCAACTATTGGACCAGCGAAGAGGAAGCCCGATGA
- a CDS encoding tetratricopeptide repeat protein, whose amino-acid sequence MIRPLCCVLLLIAGGCAYKSVTQLVEEGEETTERKAIRLYTHALANEPSNVLALWRRGNEYAKTNQPEKAIADFTQAIALEPTYNSGYLFGDRGEVLEATNHLPEAIRDYTTALAVCLPTRSPDLPSTPMENFYFYRGRARLKAGDTIAALVDTDSAIYYYHKFPRARFQRARLAVIRGDYDQALADYEVGGLGPYDTQFPDYADDFFYMGLLKFNRQDTSYCTCWAAAARYNHQRAKAYLAKYCNTGGRKGQKKQR is encoded by the coding sequence ATGATTCGGCCGCTCTGCTGTGTTCTGCTACTTATCGCTGGGGGCTGCGCCTATAAATCGGTTACTCAACTGGTCGAGGAAGGCGAAGAAACTACCGAAAGGAAAGCTATTCGGCTATACACTCACGCTCTTGCTAATGAGCCCAGCAACGTGCTGGCACTTTGGCGGCGTGGCAACGAATACGCCAAAACTAACCAACCGGAAAAGGCTATTGCGGACTTTACCCAAGCCATTGCTTTGGAGCCAACCTACAACAGCGGGTATCTTTTTGGTGACCGGGGCGAAGTATTAGAGGCAACAAACCACCTGCCCGAAGCCATCCGTGACTACACCACCGCCCTGGCGGTCTGCCTCCCAACCCGCTCACCCGATTTGCCCTCTACCCCCATGGAGAACTTTTACTTTTATCGGGGACGGGCACGGTTGAAGGCTGGGGACACAATCGCCGCGCTCGTTGATACCGACAGCGCCATATACTACTACCACAAGTTCCCAAGAGCCCGTTTTCAACGTGCCCGTTTGGCTGTAATACGCGGGGACTATGACCAAGCACTGGCGGATTATGAAGTGGGAGGATTGGGGCCGTATGACACGCAGTTTCCAGACTATGCAGACGACTTCTTTTACATGGGCTTGTTAAAGTTTAACCGACAGGATACAAGCTATTGTACTTGTTGGGCTGCTGCTGCACGCTATAACCATCAACGAGCGAAGGCCTACCTCGCGAAGTACTGTAATACAGGCGGCAGGAAGGGACAAAAAAAGCAACGCTGA
- a CDS encoding colicin immunity domain-containing protein, whose protein sequence is MNEADYKPILADYLSNRLTVDEYISAFMKQWKHDRDVAWGTPLPEQAPRQEQFHKMMNRLFTSGDCYEEHPESSWEISEEELRQEVQLFYQRLWGA, encoded by the coding sequence ATGAATGAAGCGGATTACAAACCCATTCTAGCGGACTACCTGAGCAACCGCCTGACGGTGGACGAATACATTTCGGCCTTTATGAAGCAATGGAAGCACGACCGCGACGTAGCGTGGGGTACGCCTTTGCCAGAGCAGGCGCCGAGACAAGAGCAATTTCACAAAATGATGAACCGTCTCTTCACTAGTGGCGATTGCTACGAGGAACACCCCGAATCTTCTTGGGAAATCAGTGAGGAAGAATTGCGCCAGGAAGTCCAGTTGTTTTACCAACGCTTATGGGGAGCGTAA
- a CDS encoding SMI1/KNR4 family protein, whose product MEYPADPREFMVWFKDRSERHFANMCLDLDAYGTQHQPGTKWRPGLTESELAAFEAALGFAFPEELRAFYRLMNGTDRPGVNVYGQSGLPYTYAPLYPSYPEHLPDIQRRIAQVLAAKGLTTDRMREAAIPFVFPLVNFYFLVLDGHTNPVYLLSPLPPGRGRPHADIYGELWTDTLQGWLLKDAFDQCNHVNDAVEFPDRPRRPNYWTSPQDTP is encoded by the coding sequence ATGGAATACCCCGCCGACCCGCGCGAATTCATGGTGTGGTTCAAAGACCGCAGCGAGCGCCACTTTGCCAACATGTGCTTGGACCTTGATGCCTACGGGACGCAGCACCAACCGGGCACCAAGTGGCGGCCGGGCCTGACCGAATCGGAACTGGCGGCCTTTGAAGCGGCCCTTGGGTTTGCGTTTCCGGAAGAATTACGCGCCTTTTACCGGCTCATGAACGGGACGGACCGCCCGGGGGTGAACGTGTACGGGCAAAGCGGCCTGCCCTATACCTATGCTCCCCTGTACCCTTCCTACCCCGAGCACCTGCCCGACATCCAGCGGCGCATCGCCCAGGTATTGGCTGCCAAGGGACTGACCACCGACCGGATGCGGGAAGCGGCCATTCCGTTCGTTTTTCCCCTTGTCAACTTCTATTTCCTTGTGCTCGACGGGCACACGAACCCGGTGTATCTCCTGTCGCCGCTTCCTCCAGGTCGCGGACGTCCGCATGCCGACATCTACGGCGAACTTTGGACGGACACGCTACAGGGGTGGTTGCTGAAAGACGCCTTCGACCAATGCAACCATGTTAACGACGCAGTGGAGTTTCCAGACCGGCCGCGCCGGCCCAACTACTGGACCAGCCCACAGGACACGCCCTGA
- a CDS encoding SMI1/KNR4 family protein, whose translation MSFRSTLATFEHQLVVAGYPVAQYWNAGLEAGTVRDLFAAAGVVPTPELLALYTWKNGQSYEGGLVGELWVGAPGVFYPLEMAIEEYALNQKEHFYEPHFFPLFDDTLLLNLDPQSPHHGRLYRWCPSLLLLTPERMYDSLEAMLATLTACFAQGVYWYNADGYFDYDMDAEGVLAKALNPHATYWQAEDAGNTINLN comes from the coding sequence ATGTCTTTCCGTTCCACGCTCGCCACCTTTGAACACCAACTCGTTGTGGCCGGGTATCCGGTCGCACAGTACTGGAACGCCGGCCTGGAAGCGGGCACGGTGCGCGACCTGTTTGCCGCAGCCGGCGTTGTCCCCACCCCAGAGTTGCTCGCGCTTTACACGTGGAAAAACGGCCAGTCGTACGAGGGCGGGCTAGTGGGAGAGTTATGGGTCGGCGCACCCGGGGTCTTTTACCCGTTGGAAATGGCCATAGAAGAATATGCCCTGAACCAAAAAGAGCACTTCTATGAGCCCCACTTTTTTCCCCTGTTTGACGACACGTTGTTGCTCAACCTGGACCCGCAGAGCCCGCATCACGGGCGCCTGTACCGCTGGTGCCCAAGCCTGCTACTCCTCACGCCCGAGCGGATGTATGATTCGCTGGAGGCTATGCTGGCCACCTTGACGGCCTGCTTTGCGCAAGGCGTTTACTGGTACAATGCCGACGGCTATTTTGACTATGATATGGACGCCGAAGGTGTCTTAGCCAAGGCGCTCAACCCACACGCCACCTACTGGCAAGCGGAAGACGCCGGGAATACCATCAACTTGAACTAG
- a CDS encoding DUF6678 family protein, which yields MTIDTIHNLLAAHGCQVRLLLRQATAPSDWSAWVSEPVMGYIEMFTTGPWRTEEVEWLEINPVATTYVGRLVPERRTDHRAALEAGLTAAGLPWESAGHYLRVCLPLKLPA from the coding sequence ATGACCATCGACACGATTCACAACCTGCTCGCCGCGCATGGCTGCCAGGTACGCCTGCTGCTACGGCAAGCAACGGCCCCGTCAGACTGGTCCGCGTGGGTGTCAGAGCCCGTCATGGGCTACATTGAGATGTTCACCACGGGGCCATGGCGAACCGAAGAAGTGGAATGGCTCGAAATCAACCCCGTGGCGACCACCTACGTGGGCCGGTTGGTGCCCGAGCGGCGGACTGACCATCGGGCAGCGCTCGAAGCCGGCTTAACCGCCGCTGGCTTACCGTGGGAGTCGGCCGGACACTACTTGAGGGTATGCCTTCCCCTTAAACTACCGGCATAA
- a CDS encoding DUF6252 family protein yields MRKLLLYSACLLLTQCSKCKDNDPTPEEQLPPATQTGANTFGCLVNGQPWTPQGSDGTANYTVSYDLFPSGGILNISTYRISGQGGNDFQTIALWAKEIQSPNTFSIQNSSTAAASFLDRKTNCYWSSTDATLTYRRGTLTITRLDLQAGIVSGTFAFTLYKPGCDSIRVTNGRFDYKL; encoded by the coding sequence ATGCGCAAACTTCTGCTTTACTCCGCTTGCCTGCTGCTCACCCAGTGCTCGAAGTGCAAAGACAACGACCCCACGCCTGAAGAGCAGCTGCCCCCCGCCACCCAAACCGGCGCCAACACATTCGGCTGCCTCGTCAACGGGCAACCATGGACACCGCAGGGTAGTGATGGTACAGCTAATTACACGGTATCGTACGATCTATTTCCAAGCGGGGGAATACTAAATATTAGTACATACAGAATCTCTGGTCAGGGGGGCAATGATTTCCAGACCATTGCTCTCTGGGCAAAAGAAATACAGAGCCCAAATACTTTTTCTATTCAAAACTCATCAACTGCTGCCGCAAGTTTTCTAGACCGGAAGACTAACTGTTACTGGAGTAGCACTGATGCTACCCTTACTTACCGCCGCGGCACACTCACTATCACGCGGCTGGACCTGCAAGCTGGCATCGTTTCCGGCACTTTCGCCTTTACACTTTACAAGCCGGGCTGCGATTCCATCCGCGTCACCAATGGTCGCTTCGATTACAAGCTGTGA
- a CDS encoding T9SS type A sorting domain-containing protein: protein MTTSFGSSPTFQATANTSGSVTLRATVSGNCGNFVVTRTIYVGAPPAAELQAPSGLDGCNTFAGSFQITNLNPAFTYSVSAGGSLRLFGGFNASTGTINVKVGAQTGAGYVTVVTQNACGSTTSSQTIDVPGCSTGTRFAVYPNPAQDETTVENLAAPSEAFDVVLYNGQGRLIYEKRAARGKVRLPLRELPPGLYHLHTGNGRQKETRTLQVTR, encoded by the coding sequence TTGACTACCTCCTTCGGCTCTTCTCCTACATTTCAAGCGACTGCCAATACCAGTGGCAGCGTTACACTGCGGGCTACTGTTTCCGGTAATTGCGGGAATTTTGTAGTCACGCGCACCATCTACGTAGGAGCACCGCCGGCAGCGGAACTGCAGGCTCCTTCCGGTCTGGACGGATGCAATACATTCGCTGGTTCCTTTCAAATCACCAATCTCAATCCAGCGTTTACCTACTCTGTTAGTGCCGGTGGTTCGTTGCGTCTGTTTGGAGGATTCAATGCCTCTACAGGTACCATTAATGTGAAAGTTGGGGCTCAGACAGGCGCAGGCTATGTAACTGTGGTCACGCAAAACGCGTGTGGCTCAACCACCAGTTCGCAGACCATCGACGTGCCCGGCTGCTCAACCGGTACCCGCTTTGCCGTCTACCCCAATCCCGCTCAAGATGAGACGACCGTTGAAAATCTAGCGGCACCAAGTGAAGCATTTGATGTCGTGCTCTATAACGGCCAGGGTAGACTTATATATGAGAAACGGGCTGCCCGAGGAAAGGTACGCTTACCACTGCGAGAATTGCCTCCAGGCCTCTATCACTTGCATACTGGCAACGGTCGTCAAAAAGAAACACGCACTTTACAAGTTACACGCTAG
- a CDS encoding ADP-ribosylglycohydrolase family protein — MTTPERLAGCVLAGAIGDAWGSGFENLPKGPDPTTFYLQPPPTRRPVWQLTDDTQLTLVTLEALCQGPRLAPATLANHLVAAYAQGRLTGLGASTLKALRELQAGGHWSRVGREGEYGAGNGAAMRIAPFAFWPEYDRAELHDFCHITHRHVDAYVGALAVVLALRAVLSKQWTGPESLLDLLVPQLPDTRLRDRLLEIQALPGSPAIADVARLGTSGYVVDSVPFALFCAAQVPRLGLSQTFAAIIAAGGDTDTNASLAGQIAGALLGPHHLPPELLQKLARVDGYAWVNNVLQIAQQHVV, encoded by the coding sequence ATGACCACACCGGAACGATTAGCAGGCTGTGTCTTGGCCGGCGCCATTGGGGACGCTTGGGGCAGTGGTTTCGAAAACCTGCCCAAAGGGCCGGACCCGACGACCTTTTATCTGCAGCCCCCGCCTACCCGGCGACCCGTGTGGCAGTTGACGGACGATACCCAGTTGACTCTGGTTACGTTGGAAGCCCTGTGCCAGGGGCCGCGTCTGGCGCCGGCAACGCTCGCCAACCACTTGGTGGCGGCCTATGCCCAAGGCAGGCTAACTGGGTTGGGCGCAAGCACCTTAAAAGCCCTGCGGGAGTTGCAGGCCGGCGGGCACTGGAGCCGCGTAGGGCGCGAAGGCGAATACGGGGCGGGCAACGGCGCGGCGATGCGTATCGCCCCGTTTGCCTTCTGGCCAGAGTACGACCGCGCTGAGCTCCACGACTTCTGCCACATTACCCACCGCCACGTCGACGCGTACGTGGGCGCCTTGGCCGTAGTGTTAGCCCTGCGGGCGGTGCTTTCCAAACAGTGGACGGGCCCGGAATCGCTGCTTGACCTACTGGTGCCGCAACTCCCGGACACGCGGTTGCGGGACCGGCTCCTGGAAATACAAGCCTTGCCGGGCTCTCCTGCCATTGCCGACGTGGCTCGGCTGGGTACGAGCGGGTACGTGGTGGATTCAGTGCCATTTGCCTTGTTCTGCGCGGCGCAGGTGCCGCGTTTGGGGCTCAGCCAGACGTTCGCAGCCATCATCGCAGCGGGGGGCGATACCGACACTAATGCTTCACTGGCGGGCCAAATCGCCGGCGCCTTGCTTGGCCCGCACCATCTCCCCCCGGAACTGCTCCAAAAGCTTGCTCGGGTAGACGGCTACGCATGGGTAAATAACGTGCTCCAGATTGCCCAGCAGCACGTTGTTTAA